The Asticcacaulis sp. MM231 genomic interval CGATAAAACCCTGTGCCGCCCTGAGTTCGCGGACTCAGAAAATGCAGAAGGGCGTATTTGGTTTTTTTAATCTCGTCATAGTGTGGAATGCGCGTTAGCGGATTGGCCTCAAACGATCGCTTGGTCATTAGCGAAAGAGAGGCGTGATCAACTAAGAAACGCTTTGTGCCAAAAACATCGTGCATGACCGGACCACACAATTTGCAAAGGAAGTTAACGTAATCCCTCTCCGCTTCAGCATTTGGATTTAAGGAGCGACGTATGCCGGGGTAGCTATTTTTTGCACTTTCACTAAATGGCAGGCCATTTGAAGCCATCGTGATCAGACCTTCAGCAGCGGGCACCGCCTGATCAATAACGATCACCTTGTTGCGCTCATCGCCAAGTTCCCGAATGCTGATTTTCATGCTGCGAACCTAGGTTAGTCATGGATAAAAGCAAGATTTAGAAAGCGAATCTGACAAATTCGCCACCTAAAAAGAACAACCCGCCGTTTCCGGCGGGTTGCGATCGATAGACTTAAATCAAGCGCTTAGTAACGGAAACGGGCGCTCATCTGGATCGTACGAGCCTGGACGCGAATACCCATAGGCAAGAGGCGTTGCTCTCCCCACCAACGCTTGGTGTTATCGTGAAGCAGGTTCGTCGCTTCAAGGCTGAGTGTGAGTTGCTTGATCGGCGTGTAGCTAATCGATGCATCAAGACGCGACGTCGGTTCAACATACAATGAATAAGCACTATATTCATTATCGATGCTATCACGATAACGGGCACGGTAATTATATGCCACACGAGCACTCAATTGGGGAGTATCATAATAGAGAGCAAGGTTATAAGTATAGGGCGAATTACCGGTCGCGTTAAAATCACCACCTGCGACACAATCAGGATAGTCATAACAATACTTGATCTTTGCGACCTGGTTATAGGTGTAGTTGAACTGTCCTCCAAAATTTGCCCACTTACCTGGAAGGAAGTCAAAGAATCCTTGTGCTGTGAATTCATAACCCTGGAACGTGCCGGGGCCTGCATTCATAGGGTGATCCCAGGTGTAAAGTCCTTCATAGCCTGGAACCGGGGCATCTACGTCGTGTACCCAGATGATAAAGCCATCCGGCTTTTTGAGATAAGCGGCAAATGAAACCACCCCGCCGCGACCGAAATAGTACTCCAACGACGCATCATAGCTGGTTTCGTGATTTGGCTTGAGGTCGGGATTCCCTCCCCATCCACAACGACATCCGTTCTCGCTGGTATCAATAGAAGCCCACGAGGTTGCAAGATCAAAACCTGGGCGCTCAACATTCTGCGTATAAGCCAGACGCATTTGCAGTTTAGGCATAAAATGGATAACCGCGTTTACGCTTGGCAGGATATCAGAGTCCGAACCGTCAACTGTACGTGAGCATCCAAGAGCCCCCACTGCAGTACCTTCAGGGCAATAGAGGCCGCCATCTAGCACGACACCAGTTTCCATTGATGCCAGGCGAGGAAAGCCTTTACTGACGCTAGTATTGTGACGTCCCGCTTGACGTACGCCAACAACACCGTCAACCGGGAAATTGAATGCGTTGAAGCCATAAGTAAATTGGGCATATATAGCAGACGTTTTCTCCGTACCCACAAAAGAGCCGAAGCCATTTTCTGTATCAACGATCAGATCATCCCAACCGCCCGAACCACCTGAATAAGAAGGGGAGTTGGCTGCCAGCGCGAGAATATCGTCGTAGTTGTTCAAGATGCCATCGAGATTGAGACGGTACCACGTCGGAGAGTCAAGACCTGGGACCTTAATAGTAACAGCATCCAGAGAGTCGCCAGATGGGAAATCAGACAGCGCAATAGTTTTGGCACCATTCCAGCCAGCATAGCGGTAACCATAAGCGCGAGAAATATCACGAGATGTGTGGCGAACACCGAACTGGAAATCCCGGAAGAACTTATCATCACTGAAATGATAGGTCATATCCAGTTGATAGCTCATCTGCTTACTGTTTTCGAAGCGTTTACCGTTTTCGAATTCACGCAGAATATAATTGTCAGGATTACTAAGATCTAGTCCATTGTACTGAACGTAAGGCGCGCCGCCTTCCGTCTTGTCTGAATCCATATCGATCGAATAGCCTGTCAGGTTAGTAAAACGTAGTGTCTCACGGTACCATTGAGCGTTATAGCCGTTTTCATCGCTTGTAATTGCAGCATTGACGTTCCAACGATCCTTATGCCAATGCACTTCAAAATTCAGGTGTGTGTTTTCTGTCTTGCTGACATCGTCGTTAGCATAAGGCCCAATCTGCAAATTTGCGCCCGTGAAAGTCGCAGATTTCATGGCCAAACCGTTAGGCATCATGACGACATTCGACAAGACTGCGCCGGTGTCACGGCCACGGGCTTCCAAAACGTCAAGCTGGCGATGCTCTTCTGCATTAAAGATCGTCCCCTCAACGAGGAAATCGAGATGCTCATTCACGCGCCATTGAAAACCAGCATTGATCGAAGGGCGCTCGACATAGCCACGTTCGACGCCATAACGGGTCTTGTACGTGAAGAAGGGCCCGAGGCCGCCATTCATGCTCTTCAGGTCAGCGGGCAGGCTATTCAGCTCAGTGCTGTTGGCAAAAAACGGGCGTGGCGTTTCGCTTTCAGCATATTGTTCGTTGTAGTTATTCTTCTGATAAGACAAGTTCAGAAGGAAGCCCATTTCGCCCATGGCCGTATCCCAACGGTTGGCAACTAAGGCGCTAAAATAAGGGCTGTTTGTATCGCCCACATCACTCATAACCGTGCGAGCACTACCCGCAACCGTCCATCCCTTAGGTAGATCAAGCGGACGACGTAGATCAACGTTGACAGTACCCGCAATACCACCTTCAACTTGATCAGCGGTTCTAGTCTTGTAAACTTGGACTGACTTCAGAAGTTCGGCCGGAATATCGTTCAGGCCCGCCGAACGGCCAATTCCGGAATTAGCTTCCTGACCGTTAATCGTTGTTGAAATATCGGTCTGTCCGCGAATAGCAACACTACCGCCTTCACCACGCTCACGTGTGATTTGTACACCCGTAACACGCGAAATGGCTTCGGTAACGTTATTGTCAGGCAACTTGCCTACGTCTTCGGCATCGATCGAATCGACGATTTGGGCCGACTTACGCTTGCGGTCGACAGCCGACTTCAGGCTCTTCCGCAACCCCTTAACGATAACAACCGTATCGGCATCTTCAACGGGTGCTGCGGTTGTGCTGGTTGCTGTCGCCGGTGCTGCATCCTGAGCCAAGGCAGGTGAGCAGATCATGGCGACTGCCATGCCGGTTGCGGCTAGCAGCCATGTTTTACGCGTAGTGGTGGTCAACATATGTATTCCCCAGTTTCAAAAAACTTCACCGTTGCAACAGGACATGAAAATTGGGGATCGTCAAAATATTTTATACGATATACGACACTCTTTTGACGTTTTTAATAACATGACAAATTAATGTTGCCAATCTGCCACAACATTTTCACACCGCAAAATATTGCCGCAACGCACAATCCCAGCGGGCGAAATAATCCCTATGCATTTGAATTTGATGATAATTTTTTGCACCAAACCCCAGTTCGCACTCTATAACCACTTTCAGACAACTTCCATTTTATAAGGCAGGCGCCCGCCCTCTCTCAACGTGAATCAGGCAAAAGGTGGCAAAAATCGCCTCAATTTATGCATCACACCTTGCTATTTGGCGTATATTGTATACCAAATTGTCAGACAACAGGAGCGTAACATGGCCATTTTGACCGCCAATCGGCGACAGCTTTTAACCGCAACGGCAGCTTTGACAGGTTTTAGCCTCATTTCAACGCGGTCATCTCTGGCCTCAGATCTTACCCAAAAAGCGACCGCCCTCCCCCTGTCCGATGTCCGTTTGCTGCCGTCCGATTTCAAGACTGCGCTCGACGTCAATCACGCCTATCTGGTGACTCTGGAGCCCGACCGCTTCCTGCATAACTTCCGCAAAGGCGCTGGTTTAAAGCCCAAGGGCGAATCCTACGGCGGCTGGGAAAAGGACACCATCGCCGGCCACAGCCTCGGCCACTATATGTCGGCCATCTCGCTGATGTACGCCCAGACCGGCGATCCGGTGCTCAAAGCACGCGCGTCTTATGTGATCGACGAATTAGCTCTGATCCAAGGCGCTCAGGGCGATGGCTATGCCGCCGGCTTCCTGCGCCGTCGCAAGGACGGCACGGTTGTCGATGGCAAGGAAATCTTCCCTGAAATCATGGCCGGCGATATCCGCTCGGCCGGTTTCGATCTCAACGGCTGCTGGGTGCCGCTCTACAACTGGCACAAACTCTATTGCGGTCTCTTCGACGCCCAGACCTTCTGTGGCCTCGACAAAGCCATCCCCGTCGCTGTGGCGCTCAGCGTCTATATCGACAAGGTTTTCGCCGCTCTGTCAGACACCCAGGTGCAGGAGGTGCTCAACTGCGAGCACGGCGGCCTCAACGATTCCTTCGCTGAGCTTTATGCCCGCACCAAGGATCCGCGCTGGCTGGCGCTTGCCGAGCGCCTGTACCATCACAAGGTGCTCGATCCGATGGTGGCGCGTGAGGACAAACTCGCCAATATTCACTCCAACACCAACATCCCGAAGGTGCTGGGCCTGGCGCGGCTCTATGAAGTGACCGGCAAGCCGGACTACCGCACGGCGACCGAGTTCTTTTATGAACGCGTCACGAAGCACCATAGCTTTGTCATCGGCGGCAACGGCGACCGCGAGTATTTCTTCGAGCCCGACGCCATCTCGAAGCACATCACCGAAGCGACGTGTGAACACTGCGCCACCTACAATATGATGAAAATGTCGCGCCAGCTCTATAGCTGGACACCGGATGCGAGCTACTTCGACTATTTCGAGCGCGCGCATCTCAATCACGTTCTGTCGCAGCAAAACCCGAAGACGGGCATGTTCAGCTACATGACGCCGCTCTTCACCGGCGCCGCACGCGGCTTCTCCGATCCGGTTGATAACTGGACCTGCTGCCACGGCACCGGCATGGAAAGCCACGCCAAGCACGCCGAGTTCGATCTACTGGCAGGGTAATGACACCCTGATGGTCAATCTCTATATCCCTTCGACCGCCAAGTGGGCTGAAAAGGGCGCCAGCTTGCGCCTCGATACCGCCTATCCCTATGACGGTGAAGTGAAACTGAGCCTGACTTCAATACGTCGCCCAACCCGTTTCAAGCTGGCCCTGCGCGTGCCTGGCTGGGCGAGAAGCGTGTCACTTAAGCTCAATGGCAAGCCAACAGAAGCTACGCGCGACCGTGGTTATCTGATCGTCGATCGCGTCTGGCAGGCCGGTGACGAACTCGCCCTCTCCCTGCCGCTCGATCTGAGCATCGAACCGACCAACGACAATCCTGGCGTCGTCGCCATCCTGCGCGGCCCGCTGGTGCTGGCCGCCGATCTCGGATCGGTCGATGAGGATTACAAGGCCACCGATCCAGCGCTGGTCGGCAATGATTTGCTGGCCGGCTTCGCACCGGTCACTGTCGAAAAAGCGCAGTTCAAGACCGTTGGCATTGGCCGCCCCGGCGAACTGACATTCGTCCCTTTCTACAGCCAGTATGAACGCCGCAGCGCCGTCTATTTCAAGGCGTTCAACGAGGCCGACTGGAAGGTCGAGGAAGCCGCCTTCCTGGCCGAACAGGCTCGACAGCGCGATCTGGCCGCCCGCTCG includes:
- a CDS encoding DUF6445 family protein, producing MKISIRELGDERNKVIVIDQAVPAAEGLITMASNGLPFSESAKNSYPGIRRSLNPNAEAERDYVNFLCKLCGPVMHDVFGTKRFLVDHASLSLMTKRSFEANPLTRIPHYDEIKKTKYALLHFLSPRTQGGTGFYRHKRTGFEKITPDRKDEFHEGLRQDWAAYGDPEQAYMSGSSQAFEQTGYFEGIFNRVLIYSGALLHTAQVPSDFAYSADPRKGRLTANLFLVIPDA
- a CDS encoding TonB-dependent receptor, which codes for MLTTTTRKTWLLAATGMAVAMICSPALAQDAAPATATSTTAAPVEDADTVVIVKGLRKSLKSAVDRKRKSAQIVDSIDAEDVGKLPDNNVTEAISRVTGVQITRERGEGGSVAIRGQTDISTTINGQEANSGIGRSAGLNDIPAELLKSVQVYKTRTADQVEGGIAGTVNVDLRRPLDLPKGWTVAGSARTVMSDVGDTNSPYFSALVANRWDTAMGEMGFLLNLSYQKNNYNEQYAESETPRPFFANSTELNSLPADLKSMNGGLGPFFTYKTRYGVERGYVERPSINAGFQWRVNEHLDFLVEGTIFNAEEHRQLDVLEARGRDTGAVLSNVVMMPNGLAMKSATFTGANLQIGPYANDDVSKTENTHLNFEVHWHKDRWNVNAAITSDENGYNAQWYRETLRFTNLTGYSIDMDSDKTEGGAPYVQYNGLDLSNPDNYILREFENGKRFENSKQMSYQLDMTYHFSDDKFFRDFQFGVRHTSRDISRAYGYRYAGWNGAKTIALSDFPSGDSLDAVTIKVPGLDSPTWYRLNLDGILNNYDDILALAANSPSYSGGSGGWDDLIVDTENGFGSFVGTEKTSAIYAQFTYGFNAFNFPVDGVVGVRQAGRHNTSVSKGFPRLASMETGVVLDGGLYCPEGTAVGALGCSRTVDGSDSDILPSVNAVIHFMPKLQMRLAYTQNVERPGFDLATSWASIDTSENGCRCGWGGNPDLKPNHETSYDASLEYYFGRGGVVSFAAYLKKPDGFIIWVHDVDAPVPGYEGLYTWDHPMNAGPGTFQGYEFTAQGFFDFLPGKWANFGGQFNYTYNQVAKIKYCYDYPDCVAGGDFNATGNSPYTYNLALYYDTPQLSARVAYNYRARYRDSIDNEYSAYSLYVEPTSRLDASISYTPIKQLTLSLEATNLLHDNTKRWWGEQRLLPMGIRVQARTIQMSARFRY